Proteins encoded by one window of Emticicia oligotrophica DSM 17448:
- a CDS encoding Gfo/Idh/MocA family oxidoreductase, which produces MLNVALVGFGLSGRYLQAPFFLTNPDFNLKIIVSGSQNPQAIYPSVGVARNIEEVLADDEIDLISIASPSHLHFSQAKQALLAGKNVLVEKPFTATVAEAEELIALSKKQGKVLSIFQNRRFDSDFMTVKKIVENKFLGELVSFEVHYDRHKPILNPKKWKEEVSPANGILYDLGAHIIDQTIVLFGSPMSISGETYTQREGSAIDDAFDIRLDYGKLKVTLKSSLLVREEGPRYIIHGTKGSFVKYGIDVQEDHLKAGLMPRMEGFGVEPKDNWGVLNTEIGGQHFRGHIETEAGNWDLLFQNLHAAIVEGKELYIKPEQVLEQIRVIEAVKSI; this is translated from the coding sequence ATGCTCAACGTTGCCCTCGTCGGATTTGGACTTTCGGGGAGATATCTTCAAGCTCCTTTCTTTCTAACCAATCCGGATTTTAATCTAAAAATCATCGTTTCGGGTTCTCAAAACCCACAAGCCATATACCCAAGTGTAGGTGTTGCCCGCAATATTGAAGAAGTATTAGCCGACGACGAGATAGACCTCATCAGTATTGCTTCGCCGAGTCATTTACATTTTAGTCAGGCAAAGCAGGCACTTTTAGCGGGCAAAAATGTGTTGGTTGAAAAACCTTTTACCGCCACAGTTGCTGAAGCAGAGGAACTCATAGCCCTATCGAAAAAACAAGGAAAAGTACTTTCCATCTTCCAAAATCGCCGATTTGATAGCGATTTCATGACTGTAAAAAAAATCGTTGAAAATAAATTTTTAGGCGAATTAGTTTCGTTTGAAGTGCACTATGACCGTCATAAACCAATATTAAACCCTAAAAAGTGGAAAGAGGAAGTTAGCCCAGCCAATGGAATTTTATATGATTTAGGGGCACACATCATCGACCAAACTATTGTTTTATTTGGTTCGCCAATGTCTATTTCGGGTGAAACTTATACACAACGAGAAGGTTCAGCCATTGATGATGCTTTTGATATTAGACTTGATTACGGCAAATTAAAAGTTACGCTCAAATCAAGTTTATTAGTGCGTGAAGAAGGCCCACGTTATATCATTCACGGAACTAAAGGTTCATTCGTAAAATATGGCATTGATGTACAAGAAGACCACCTAAAAGCAGGTCTTATGCCACGTATGGAAGGCTTTGGAGTTGAACCCAAAGATAATTGGGGTGTACTAAACACTGAAATTGGTGGGCAGCATTTCAGAGGCCATATCGAAACTGAAGCAGGTAACTGGGATTTACTTTTCCAAAATCTACATGCGGCAATTGTAGAAGGAAAAGAGCTTTATATCAAACCAGAGCAAGTACTTGAACAAATCAGGGTAATTGAAGCCGTGAAAAGTATATAA
- a CDS encoding putative signal transducing protein → MANWIKVFETKNIFEAELLKNELLTHEIMAVVLNKRDSNYLIGYCEVQVPEEQQSIAKVVIDIFNQNDIETEPTS, encoded by the coding sequence ATGGCAAACTGGATAAAAGTTTTTGAAACCAAAAATATTTTTGAAGCCGAGTTATTAAAAAACGAGCTATTGACCCATGAAATAATGGCCGTTGTATTAAATAAAAGAGATAGTAATTACCTGATTGGCTACTGCGAAGTACAAGTGCCTGAAGAGCAACAAAGTATCGCGAAAGTAGTTATTGATATTTTCAACCAAAATGACATCGAGACTGAACCAACTTCCTAA
- a CDS encoding phosphatidate cytidylyltransferase codes for MTSRLNQLPNLTQRIIAAIIGVSIILAAVLYNEWTFWVLFLTISILTQREFYKLLKLDENHPLSFYGIFCGIVLNTLTFFIEKEYLPFKFYYLIVPLLTSTFFIKLYRKKDTKPFANLGYTFLGIIYVAVPFALINEMVLTDTIGYAPQLILGCLFILWANDTGAYFAGRFLGKRKLFERVSPKKTWEGFVGGAITSLLVAFILTKYFDNLLSWQWYGISVIIFITGTLGDLVESLFKRSISIKDSGDMIPGHGGFMDRFDGLLLSMPFIVTFLKIFG; via the coding sequence ATGACATCGAGACTGAACCAACTTCCTAATCTTACTCAAAGAATTATTGCAGCAATCATTGGCGTATCAATTATTTTGGCTGCCGTACTTTATAATGAGTGGACTTTCTGGGTATTATTCCTAACCATTAGTATTCTTACACAGAGAGAGTTTTATAAACTACTAAAACTTGATGAAAATCATCCACTAAGTTTCTATGGTATATTTTGTGGAATTGTGTTAAATACACTTACATTTTTTATTGAAAAAGAGTATTTACCTTTTAAGTTCTATTATTTAATAGTACCTCTACTCACTTCCACATTTTTCATTAAGCTTTATCGTAAGAAAGATACCAAGCCATTTGCTAATTTAGGATATACTTTTTTGGGTATTATTTATGTGGCAGTGCCTTTTGCTCTTATTAATGAAATGGTGTTGACTGATACCATCGGCTATGCTCCGCAACTAATTTTGGGTTGTTTGTTTATACTTTGGGCAAATGATACGGGAGCTTATTTTGCAGGAAGATTCTTAGGAAAAAGAAAACTCTTTGAACGAGTTTCTCCCAAAAAAACGTGGGAAGGCTTTGTTGGTGGGGCAATAACCTCACTTCTTGTGGCGTTTATTCTAACAAAGTATTTTGATAATTTGTTAAGTTGGCAGTGGTATGGCATTTCAGTAATAATTTTTATAACCGGAACACTCGGTGATTTGGTTGAATCATTGTTTAAGCGTAGCATTTCTATCAAAGATTCTGGCGATATGATTCCAGGGCACGGAGGGTTTATGGATAGGTTTGATGGATTATTGCTTTCGATGCCATTTATTGTTACATTTCTGAAAATTTTTGGTTGA
- a CDS encoding carboxypeptidase-like regulatory domain-containing protein, with translation MKNIGILLFVFISLIMSDLAFSQGEVKYITFSGLVIDSQTKEPLPGAYITIPRAGRGTLSNSKGYFVLGVFPGDTVVFSYLGFKKQYHVIPKKTDVDYSVFVELQTDSKMLKEVKVYPFSTEEEFKQALVDMKLPDDRERKILNETYSPENIAKMASVHGMSADANYRYANSQFLKQVQSQGQITTNPLLNPFAWANFVRAVKGGAWKDQSWKAGAATPPKDNVTRDQFFRNNTKKD, from the coding sequence ATGAAAAATATAGGCATACTATTATTTGTTTTTATCTCCTTGATAATGAGCGATTTAGCTTTTTCTCAAGGTGAGGTGAAGTATATTACATTCTCAGGCTTAGTTATTGATAGTCAAACCAAAGAGCCGCTGCCAGGAGCTTATATTACTATTCCACGTGCTGGTAGAGGAACACTTTCGAATAGTAAAGGTTATTTTGTTTTAGGTGTTTTTCCGGGAGATACCGTTGTCTTTAGTTATTTGGGTTTTAAGAAGCAATACCACGTAATACCTAAAAAGACTGATGTAGATTATTCAGTTTTTGTAGAGCTTCAGACAGACTCAAAAATGTTAAAAGAAGTTAAAGTTTATCCTTTTAGCACAGAAGAAGAATTCAAGCAAGCATTGGTCGATATGAAACTCCCAGATGACCGAGAACGCAAAATTTTGAATGAAACTTATAGCCCCGAAAATATTGCTAAAATGGCCTCTGTTCATGGGATGAGTGCTGATGCAAATTATAGGTATGCCAATAGTCAGTTCTTGAAACAAGTACAAAGTCAAGGTCAAATTACTACCAATCCATTGCTTAATCCATTTGCATGGGCCAACTTCGTGCGAGCAGTAAAAGGTGGAGCGTGGAAAGACCAGTCGTGGAAAGCAGGAGCGGCCACTCCTCCAAAAGATAATGTAACTCGCGACCAGTTCTTTAGGAATAATACAAAGAAAGATTAG
- the carA gene encoding glutamine-hydrolyzing carbamoyl-phosphate synthase small subunit, with product MNQKPSDALLLLEDGTIFKGKALGKIGTSAGEICFNTGMTGYQEIYTDPSYFGQVIVNTTSHIGNYGVVLDDEEESSSVKISGMVCNAYANHYYSRATADFSLQEYFERANIVGICDIDTRQIVRHIRNAGVMNCIISSEILDPEALALELKKVPSMDGLELSSVVSTKEAYYLGSEDAKYRVAVLDFGVKKSILNNFVERDCYCKVFNAKTSFEEIAAFNPDGYFLSNGPGDPSSMSYAVETIKQIIETNKPVFGICLGHQLLALSSGIGTYKMKNGHRGLNHPVKNIRTGLCEITSQNHGFAVKPEQVSGAENIELTHVNLNDNTIEGIRRKDKPAFSVQYHPEASPGPHDSRYLFDDFVKMLG from the coding sequence ATGAATCAAAAACCTTCTGATGCCCTTCTGCTCCTTGAAGATGGCACTATTTTCAAAGGAAAAGCACTTGGCAAAATTGGTACTTCGGCAGGCGAAATCTGTTTCAATACAGGCATGACTGGCTACCAAGAAATCTATACTGACCCTTCTTACTTCGGTCAGGTAATCGTAAATACAACTTCTCATATTGGCAACTACGGTGTTGTATTAGATGACGAAGAAGAATCATCAAGCGTAAAGATTAGTGGAATGGTTTGTAATGCTTATGCAAATCATTACTATTCACGTGCGACAGCTGATTTTTCATTGCAAGAATATTTCGAGAGAGCGAATATCGTGGGAATCTGCGATATTGATACTCGCCAAATTGTTCGCCATATCCGCAATGCAGGTGTGATGAACTGTATTATTTCTTCTGAAATTCTTGACCCAGAGGCACTCGCTCTCGAACTGAAGAAAGTTCCTTCGATGGATGGTCTTGAATTATCATCAGTAGTAAGCACAAAAGAAGCCTACTATTTAGGAAGTGAAGATGCGAAATATAGAGTAGCGGTTTTAGATTTTGGTGTGAAGAAAAGCATTTTGAACAATTTTGTAGAAAGAGATTGTTATTGTAAAGTTTTCAATGCCAAAACAAGCTTCGAAGAAATTGCAGCATTTAATCCAGATGGCTATTTTCTATCAAATGGCCCCGGCGACCCTTCTTCTATGAGTTATGCCGTAGAAACGATTAAGCAAATCATAGAAACTAATAAGCCTGTTTTTGGTATTTGTTTAGGACACCAATTATTAGCTCTTTCAAGTGGAATTGGTACTTATAAAATGAAAAATGGTCACCGTGGTTTAAATCACCCAGTGAAAAATATTCGCACAGGTCTTTGTGAAATTACCTCCCAAAACCATGGTTTTGCCGTAAAACCAGAGCAAGTATCAGGTGCAGAAAATATTGAGCTTACACACGTGAATCTCAACGATAATACAATCGAAGGAATTCGTAGAAAAGATAAACCAGCGTTTTCTGTTCAATATCACCCAGAGGCCTCACCTGGCCCACACGATTCTCGATACTTATTCGATGATTTCGTGAAGATGTTAGGATAA
- a CDS encoding type II toxin-antitoxin system VapC family toxin, protein MRLLDTNIIIGYIRKDVACPPDRFISIVTVGELKAFSIKSKWGTDKQKKLNRYLQTLQVLDIDAKISDIYAEIDAYSQGLHPEKKLTITSRNMGKNDLWIAATAFFFDIPLQTTDNDFDHLSEFGLRLEKTPL, encoded by the coding sequence ATGCGTTTATTGGATACGAATATTATAATTGGATACATTAGAAAAGATGTTGCTTGTCCACCTGATAGATTTATTTCAATAGTTACAGTTGGTGAATTAAAGGCGTTCTCAATAAAAAGTAAATGGGGTACTGATAAGCAAAAGAAATTGAATAGGTATTTACAAACTTTGCAGGTACTTGATATTGATGCTAAAATTTCAGATATATATGCAGAAATAGATGCTTATAGTCAAGGGCTTCACCCTGAAAAGAAATTAACAATTACTTCTCGAAATATGGGGAAAAACGACCTTTGGATTGCCGCAACTGCTTTTTTCTTTGATATTCCTCTTCAAACGACTGATAATGATTTTGACCACCTCTCAGAATTTGGTTTAAGACTTGAAAAAACTCCTCTTTAG
- the thrC gene encoding threonine synthase: MKLYSTNHQSPDVDLAEAVFRGLPPDNGLYMPTEFKPLPSSFWDNVQNLSLQEIAFEIAHALIGEDVPTEDLRQLINRAIDFEAPIVKVEENTYCLELFHGPSMAFKDFGARFMAALMSYFLQKSQKQIHILVATSGDTGGAVAQGFYKTPNIDVTILYPSGKVSDIQEKQLTTLGENVRALEVSGTFDDCQKLVKQAFLDKDLTSKFDLASANSINIARLIPQAFYYVSTYAQLKKSGADLPVVISVPSGNFGNLSAGIIAWRLGMPIKKFIATTNVNNVVPTYLESGIYEPISPSLSTISNAMDVGNPSNFPRMKALLDNDLEKMKELVAGYYYNDDATRAAMKDVYERTGYVMCPHTAVAYLGLKSYTNTLNEPVSGVFLSTAHYAKFLDVVEEVVGKQDIPQRLSDLLSLEKQATPISTNFADFKAWLMENL; the protein is encoded by the coding sequence ATGAAATTATACAGCACAAACCACCAAAGTCCAGATGTAGATTTAGCAGAAGCCGTATTTCGTGGACTTCCTCCCGATAATGGACTTTATATGCCTACTGAATTTAAACCTTTGCCTTCGTCTTTTTGGGATAACGTTCAGAACTTAAGTCTGCAAGAAATTGCCTTCGAAATTGCCCACGCACTAATTGGAGAGGATGTTCCAACTGAAGACCTTCGCCAATTAATCAATCGAGCGATAGATTTTGAAGCACCAATTGTAAAAGTTGAAGAAAATACCTACTGTTTAGAGCTTTTTCATGGCCCGTCAATGGCATTTAAAGATTTTGGAGCAAGATTTATGGCTGCTTTAATGTCGTATTTTCTCCAAAAATCTCAAAAGCAGATTCATATTTTAGTAGCCACTTCGGGTGATACCGGTGGTGCGGTGGCTCAAGGTTTTTACAAAACTCCTAATATTGATGTAACGATTCTTTATCCGAGCGGCAAAGTAAGTGATATTCAAGAAAAACAATTAACTACTCTTGGAGAAAATGTAAGAGCTTTGGAAGTGTCAGGTACGTTTGATGATTGTCAAAAATTAGTTAAACAAGCTTTTTTAGACAAAGACCTTACTTCGAAATTCGACTTAGCTTCGGCAAATTCGATTAATATAGCTCGCTTAATTCCACAAGCATTTTATTATGTAAGTACCTATGCTCAACTAAAAAAATCGGGTGCCGATTTACCAGTTGTTATTTCTGTACCAAGCGGTAACTTTGGTAATTTGAGTGCAGGAATTATTGCATGGCGTTTGGGAATGCCAATTAAGAAATTTATTGCTACTACCAACGTAAATAATGTAGTGCCTACTTATTTAGAAAGTGGTATTTACGAGCCTATAAGCCCTTCATTATCAACGATTTCCAATGCAATGGATGTGGGTAATCCGAGTAATTTTCCTCGTATGAAAGCATTGCTTGATAATGATTTGGAAAAAATGAAAGAACTGGTAGCTGGTTATTATTATAATGATGATGCTACGCGTGCTGCCATGAAAGATGTTTATGAGCGTACAGGATACGTGATGTGTCCACACACTGCTGTTGCCTATTTAGGTTTAAAATCCTATACCAATACATTGAATGAACCAGTAAGTGGTGTATTTTTGTCTACGGCACATTATGCTAAATTCTTAGACGTTGTAGAGGAAGTGGTTGGAAAGCAGGATATTCCTCAGCGTCTTTCTGATTTATTAAGTCTAGAAAAACAAGCGACTCCAATATCAACTAATTTTGCTGATTTCAAAGCTTGGTTGATGGAGAATTTATAA
- a CDS encoding DUF1338 domain-containing protein translates to MENSKTQTLAYVLDGLMRRYSERVPDVRKVSNAMIAEGIIDEVSEIENDHVAFRTMGVPQLGIQSFEKIFLHLGYEKRDFFNFEGKKLNAFWFSPPETNGRSSAFPRIFVSELRVDDLSETAQKIIKSYTDEVKSDPVDALDLNDGAAIDEFLHRPLWRTPSWNDYETLLKESEYAAWVIFNRYYLNHYTISVHNLKDGYNTIQQFNDFLEKIGVKLNDAGGKIKISPDGGLLQSSTVAEMIEAEFADGSTHQISGSYVEFAERKILPQFANIPLNKIERIHRRDGFETGNADKIFESTFTSQTMKAEMEM, encoded by the coding sequence ATGGAAAATAGTAAAACACAGACTTTAGCATACGTACTTGATGGTTTAATGCGGAGATACAGTGAGCGAGTACCCGACGTGAGAAAGGTATCAAACGCCATGATAGCAGAAGGAATCATTGATGAAGTTTCTGAAATTGAAAATGACCACGTAGCTTTTCGCACGATGGGTGTTCCGCAATTAGGCATCCAATCATTTGAAAAGATTTTTTTACACTTAGGTTACGAAAAACGTGATTTTTTCAATTTTGAAGGCAAAAAACTCAACGCTTTTTGGTTTTCTCCGCCAGAAACTAACGGGCGGAGTTCCGCTTTCCCAAGAATTTTCGTTAGTGAACTTAGGGTAGATGATTTGTCTGAAACGGCTCAAAAAATCATCAAAAGTTATACTGACGAAGTAAAATCAGACCCAGTAGATGCTTTAGATTTGAATGATGGGGCGGCTATTGATGAGTTTTTACATCGTCCACTTTGGAGAACTCCCTCTTGGAACGATTATGAAACTTTACTCAAAGAAAGTGAGTACGCTGCTTGGGTAATTTTCAATCGTTATTACCTCAACCACTACACTATTAGCGTACATAACCTTAAAGATGGCTACAATACGATACAGCAATTTAATGATTTCTTAGAGAAGATTGGGGTAAAGCTGAATGATGCTGGCGGTAAAATAAAAATTAGTCCAGATGGAGGACTTCTTCAAAGTTCGACTGTTGCTGAAATGATTGAAGCTGAGTTTGCCGATGGAAGCACGCACCAGATTTCGGGAAGTTATGTAGAATTTGCAGAAAGAAAGATTTTACCTCAATTTGCCAACATTCCACTTAATAAAATCGAAAGAATCCACCGACGAGATGGTTTCGAAACTGGTAATGCAGATAAGATTTTTGAAAGTACTTTCACCAGCCAAACTATGAAGGCTGAAATGGAAATGTAA
- a CDS encoding saccharopine dehydrogenase C-terminal domain-containing protein → MKNILVIGMGKVGSLVGTLLAKRFAVKGMDLRQPTTSLPFDVLLGDVNDVNFLETTLKDFDAVVSAMPYNLNLPIAKTAHKLGIHYFDLTEDVPTTAAIREMATSSKAIMAPQCGLAPGLIGIVGADLAKRFTKLRDIELRVGALPRYPNGLMGYSFTWSPAGVINEYINDAEVIHNGVVKMVPSLDGIEHIQIEGQEFEAFSTSGGLGTMCETYAGKVDTLNYKTIRYPGHAKLMKFLLYELILKDKRQLVEQILTEAKPPVQEDVVYVYAVVEGWKGEELAREEFYRAYHPIEIDGKHWRAISWTTAASVAAVVEMVADGKLPQQGFLKQEDIDFGSYLETQNGSYFKD, encoded by the coding sequence ATGAAAAACATACTTGTCATTGGAATGGGCAAGGTAGGTTCGTTGGTTGGTACATTACTCGCAAAACGCTTTGCCGTTAAGGGTATGGACCTACGCCAACCTACTACCTCATTGCCCTTTGATGTCTTACTCGGAGATGTAAACGACGTCAATTTTCTTGAAACTACACTCAAAGATTTTGATGCCGTAGTTTCAGCCATGCCTTACAATCTCAACCTACCTATAGCCAAGACAGCTCATAAATTAGGAATTCATTACTTCGACCTGACCGAGGATGTACCTACAACTGCCGCCATCAGAGAAATGGCAACCAGTTCAAAAGCCATTATGGCCCCACAATGTGGACTAGCCCCTGGTTTAATCGGAATTGTAGGAGCAGATTTGGCTAAACGTTTTACCAAACTCCGTGATATTGAGCTTCGTGTAGGTGCTTTACCACGTTATCCAAACGGACTCATGGGCTACTCATTCACATGGTCGCCGGCAGGTGTAATCAATGAGTACATCAACGATGCCGAGGTGATTCATAATGGCGTAGTGAAAATGGTTCCTTCACTGGATGGAATTGAACATATTCAAATTGAAGGACAAGAATTTGAAGCATTTTCAACATCTGGTGGACTCGGAACTATGTGTGAAACTTATGCAGGAAAGGTAGATACGCTTAATTACAAAACAATTCGCTACCCGGGCCATGCAAAACTGATGAAATTTCTTTTGTATGAGTTAATTTTGAAAGATAAACGCCAGCTAGTTGAGCAGATTCTAACAGAAGCGAAACCTCCAGTCCAAGAAGATGTGGTTTATGTTTATGCTGTAGTTGAAGGTTGGAAAGGCGAAGAATTAGCCCGTGAAGAGTTTTATAGAGCGTACCATCCTATTGAAATTGATGGTAAACATTGGCGTGCCATCTCCTGGACTACGGCCGCTTCGGTAGCTGCGGTTGTAGAAATGGTTGCTGATGGAAAACTTCCTCAACAGGGTTTCTTGAAACAAGAAGATATTGATTTTGGTTCTTATCTTGAAACCCAAAACGGTTCGTACTTTAAAGATTAA
- the nspC gene encoding carboxynorspermidine decarboxylase produces the protein MSIDISKIPSPCYVLEERLLRRNLELLNRVQNESGAHIIVALKGFSMYATFPMVKQYLSGATASSLNEARLIVEEMGCLSHTYAPAYKPHEFDEIMQYSSHITFNSLNQWNQFKDKVQGFEPKISCGIRINPQYAEVETDMYNPCIVGSRLGITRDLLGKELPEGIEGLHSHTLCENDSYTLERTLVHIEEKFGDLLHQVKWLNLGGGHLMTREGYNHEHLISIIKRLRNTYNIEVILEPGSAIGWQTGYLTSTVLDIVDAQGVDVAILDVSFAAHMPDTLEMPYKPRIWGATDPVEGKPTYRMGGMTCLAGDFKGDYSFEKPLQIGDSVVFDDMIHYTMVKTTTFNGVGLPSIGIWKENDEFQLLKSFGFETYKDRI, from the coding sequence ATGTCTATAGATATTTCTAAAATTCCTTCGCCGTGTTATGTTCTTGAAGAACGACTTTTACGCCGAAATCTTGAATTATTAAATCGTGTCCAGAATGAATCGGGTGCTCATATTATTGTTGCCTTAAAAGGGTTTTCAATGTATGCCACTTTCCCGATGGTGAAACAGTATTTATCAGGAGCAACTGCCAGTTCACTCAATGAAGCAAGACTAATCGTTGAAGAAATGGGTTGTTTATCGCATACTTACGCCCCTGCCTATAAACCACATGAATTCGATGAAATCATGCAGTATAGCAGTCATATAACTTTCAATTCCTTGAATCAGTGGAATCAATTTAAAGATAAAGTTCAAGGCTTTGAGCCTAAAATTTCGTGTGGAATTAGAATAAATCCACAATATGCGGAAGTTGAAACCGATATGTATAACCCTTGTATTGTTGGGTCGAGATTAGGTATTACACGTGATTTACTAGGAAAAGAACTTCCAGAAGGAATTGAGGGCTTACACTCACATACACTTTGTGAAAACGATTCTTACACACTCGAACGTACGCTTGTGCACATCGAAGAAAAGTTTGGCGATTTACTTCATCAAGTAAAATGGTTAAACCTCGGCGGTGGCCACTTAATGACGCGTGAAGGTTATAATCATGAGCACCTCATTTCAATCATCAAACGCCTTAGAAATACATATAATATCGAAGTAATTCTTGAACCGGGTTCTGCAATTGGTTGGCAAACAGGTTATTTAACTTCTACAGTTTTAGATATTGTGGATGCTCAAGGTGTGGATGTAGCGATTCTTGATGTTTCGTTTGCGGCACACATGCCCGATACCCTCGAAATGCCCTATAAGCCACGTATTTGGGGAGCAACCGACCCAGTAGAAGGAAAACCAACGTACCGTATGGGTGGAATGACTTGTTTAGCTGGTGATTTTAAAGGAGATTATTCATTCGAAAAGCCTCTACAAATTGGCGACAGTGTAGTCTTTGATGACATGATACATTACACGATGGTTAAAACGACTACCTTCAATGGCGTTGGATTACCATCTATTGGTATTTGGAAAGAAAATGATGAGTTTCAGTTGTTGAAAAGCTTTGGCTTTGAAACATATAAAGATAGAATCTAA
- a CDS encoding energy transducer TonB has protein sequence MKSHTHGEASIATLVPSTLDDIVFEQRNKDYGAYEIRTNYSQNLNRALFIGVGCFGLMLLTNFIFARQKDKTEDIVTVDLNAQRLPDEPLPALEKPKEEEPPKPVEQVKSIAFLVPEVVEETDNEIPPPDYNSMENAIISNKTQDGVETDEIAAAPPTEIKTTEKAIIELPEEDNTAFLTVEVQPSFIGGNSEMYKFLSKNLKYPSAAQRANIQGKVFLSFIVEKDGSITDIETMKGIGFGCDEEAIRVVKLMPKWIAGKQNGRNVRVKFTIPVFFKLDD, from the coding sequence ATGAAATCTCACACTCATGGGGAAGCCTCTATTGCTACCCTCGTACCTAGCACACTTGATGATATAGTTTTTGAACAACGAAACAAAGATTATGGAGCCTACGAGATTCGTACGAATTACTCCCAAAACCTTAATCGTGCATTATTTATTGGCGTTGGTTGTTTCGGGTTAATGTTGCTTACAAACTTTATTTTTGCCCGCCAAAAAGACAAAACAGAGGATATAGTAACAGTCGACCTGAATGCTCAAAGACTTCCAGATGAACCATTACCAGCACTAGAAAAACCGAAGGAAGAAGAACCACCAAAGCCAGTTGAGCAAGTAAAAAGTATTGCCTTTTTAGTACCAGAAGTTGTTGAAGAAACTGATAATGAAATACCTCCTCCTGACTATAATTCAATGGAAAATGCCATTATTAGTAATAAAACACAAGATGGCGTAGAAACAGATGAAATTGCGGCGGCTCCTCCAACTGAAATAAAAACTACCGAAAAAGCAATTATTGAGCTTCCAGAAGAAGATAATACTGCATTTCTTACGGTTGAGGTTCAGCCTTCATTTATAGGTGGAAACAGTGAAATGTATAAGTTTTTGAGTAAAAATCTGAAGTACCCATCTGCGGCTCAACGTGCAAATATTCAAGGCAAAGTATTTTTGAGTTTTATTGTTGAAAAAGATGGTAGTATTACCGACATTGAGACCATGAAAGGTATTGGATTTGGTTGTGATGAAGAAGCCATCCGTGTGGTAAAACTCATGCCAAAATGGATTGCAGGAAAGCAAAATGGAAGAAACGTAAGAGTTAAATTCACCATTCCTGTCTTTTTCAAACTTGATGATTAG
- a CDS encoding Crp/Fnr family transcriptional regulator, giving the protein MFVTTMTLDLKFLREKFGTMFEVGLLQEIIEYGNYMKVEEGYILMRPGGFIRSVPILLSGSVKIVRADADGKEALLYYLGEKDSCAMSLTCCLNSRQSEISAIADSPTEFISLPVQKIEEWMSKYSSWKEFVFMTYQRRFDDLLTAIDQIAFMKLDERLINLLKKKSAQCNCNTFNVTHEELANELSTSREVISRLLKQLERLDKVKLSRNKVELV; this is encoded by the coding sequence ATGTTTGTAACAACCATGACTTTAGACTTAAAATTCTTGCGAGAAAAATTCGGGACAATGTTTGAGGTGGGCCTCTTACAGGAAATTATAGAATATGGTAATTATATGAAGGTTGAAGAAGGATACATACTGATGCGTCCTGGAGGATTTATTCGTTCGGTACCGATTTTGTTGAGTGGTTCAGTAAAAATAGTAAGAGCCGATGCAGATGGTAAGGAAGCATTATTGTATTATTTAGGTGAAAAAGATTCATGTGCCATGTCGCTGACCTGTTGTTTAAATAGCCGTCAAAGTGAAATTAGTGCCATCGCCGATTCTCCAACTGAATTTATTTCTTTACCAGTACAGAAAATAGAAGAATGGATGTCGAAATATTCTTCTTGGAAAGAATTTGTGTTTATGACCTACCAAAGAAGATTCGATGATTTGCTCACGGCCATAGACCAAATTGCTTTCATGAAATTAGATGAGCGATTGATAAATTTATTGAAAAAGAAATCGGCCCAATGTAATTGTAATACATTTAACGTAACGCACGAAGAATTGGCCAATGAATTATCAACCTCAAGAGAGGTAATCTCAAGATTATTGAAACAACTCGAACGCCTTGATAAAGTCAAATTATCCAGAAATAAAGTTGAGTTGGTATAA